ATCGACACCTCGCCGCGGCGCAGATCGGCCTTGGCGATCCGCCGCTCGATCAGGTCGCGCGCTTCGAGGTCACGCAGGATTCGCGACAGGCTCGGCCCCAGCAAAAAGGCGACGCGCGCCAGCTCTGTCACCTCGATGGTGTCCACGGCCGTCAGCGCGCGCAGGATCCGCCACTGCTGCTCGGTCAGCCCATGATTGCGCAAGGAGGGACGGAACTGGCGCATGACCGCTTCACGGGCGCGCAGCAGCGACATCGGCAGCGACCGGGAGAATTCACGCATCGGTGCGCGGCGGGCCTCAGTCGTTTCCTCCTGGTCCGAACGCGATCCGTTCGGCGATTTCTTGCCTGCCATCTTCAGTGGTCCGCCATCAGGAATCGTCGATTGCGCAAAGGATAAAGTTTTGCGGCGCAACAAGCACCAAATCAGTTTGCGCCGGATAACTTAACATGTTAAACAAATTTCAGCACCCGCTTTTTATGCATGCCGGACGCCCATGGCCCTTTCCAGAGACGACATCCGAAGCGCCGCCGAACGGCTCGATCAAGCCGAAAAGACCCGCACGCAGATCCGGCAGCTTTCGCTCGAACACCCCGGCATAACGATTGAAGATGCCTACGCCATTCAGAAAGCCTGGGTCGAGATGAAAGTAGCAGGGGGGCGTGTCGTCAAAGGCCACAAGATCGGCCTGACCTCGAAGGCGATGCAGAGCGCGCTCAACATCGACGAGCCCGACTCCGGCATCCTGCTCGACGACATGTTTTTTGCCGATGGCGGGCTGGTGCCGTCGGACCGTTTCATCGCGACCCGCATCGAGGCCGAGCTCGCCTTCGTGATGAAGTCGCGGCTTTCGGGGCCTGATTGCACGATGTTCGACGTGCTCAACGCCACCGATTTTGTGGTGCCCGCGCTGGAGGGAGATTCTGGATACCCGGGTCGAGCGAGTCGATCCGCAAACCAAGGCAACCCGCAAGATCTTCGACACCATCGCTGACAATGCCGCCAATGCCGGTATCGTCCTCGGCGGCCGCCCGATCCGGCCGATGGACGCCGACCTGCGCTGGATCGGCGCGCTGTGTTTCCGCAACAGCCAGCTCGAGGAGACCGGGCTTGCAGCCGGCGTTCTCAACCATCCGGCGACGTCAGTGGCCTGGCTTGCCAACAAGATCGCGCCGAACGGGCTGGCACTGGAAGCCGGACAAGTGGTGCTGGCGGGATCGTTCATCCGCCCGATCGAAACCCGCAAGGGCGACACGATCCAGGCCGACTACGGACCTTACGGTTCCGTGAGCTGCTATTTCGCCTGATGCGTTAGGGAAGACGGGAGTCATCGCAACATGCCGCACTTCACGATTGAATATTCAGGCAATCTCGATGGACGCGTCGACATGGGCGCGGTCGTCGAGCTGGTTCGGAAAGCCGCGGTCGAGACCGGCATCTTCCCGCTCGGAGGTATTCGTGTCCGCGCCGTCAGATGCGAGCACTATGCGATCGCCGACGGCCGCCAGAACTACAGCTTTCTCGACATGGTGCTGCGGCTCGGCGAAGGCCGCGACCTCGCCACCCGGAAGAAGGCGGGCGAACATATATTCAAGGCCTTGTCGGCCTATCTCGATCCGGTATTTGCGAACCAAAAGTTCGCGCTGTCGTTCGACATGCAGATCAACGACAAGGAAACCAGCTGGAAACGCAACAACATCCACGAAGCTCTGAAGGTGGAGGCTACCCATGGATAAGGCGACACCGAAGGACGTCTTTCAGGCCAACCGCGACCGCGCAGCTCCCCTGCTCGCCAAACTGAAAGCCGAAGGCATCGGCCACATGATCGACGGCAAGACCGTACCGTCGATCTCCGGCCAGACCTTTGAAACCAAGTCCCCGGTGGACGGCGAAGTGTTGGCATCCGTCGCCCGCGGTCATGCCGAGGACATCGACCGCGCCGCAACCGCAGCGGCGACGGCGTTCAAATCCTGGCGCGACATGCCGGCGGCGGCGCGGAAGAAATTGCTGCATCGTGTCGCCGACGCGATCGAGGACAACGCCGACGACATCGCCGTGCTGGAATGCGTCGACACCGGCCAGGCGCATCGATTCATGGCCAAGGCCGCGATCCGGGCCGCCGAGAATTTCCGCTTCTTTGCCGACAAATGCGCGGAGGCAAGAGACGGCCTCAACACGCCCAGCGAGGAGCACTGGAACATCTCGACCCGGGTGCCGATCGGCCCGGTCGGCGTGATCACGCCGTGGAACACGCCCTTTATGCTGTCGACCTGGAAGATTGCCCCGGCGCTGGCCGCGGGCTGCACCGTCGTCCACAAGCCGGCTGAGTGGTCCCCCGTCACGGCGGACCTGCTGGCAAAGCTCGCGAAACAGGCCGGCCTGCCCGACGGCGTGCTCAACACCGTGCACGGCATGGGCGAGGAGGCCGGCAAGGCGCTGACCGAGCATCCCGCGATCAAGGCGATCGGCTTTGTCGGCGAGAGCGCGACCGGCTCCGCGATCATGGCGCAGGGCGCGCCCACCCTGAAGCGCGTGCATTTCGAGCTCGGCGGCAAGAACCCAGTGATCGTGTTCGACGACGCCGATCTCGACCGGGCGCTGGATGCGGTGGTCTTCATGATCTACTCGCTCAACGGCGAGCGCTGCACCTCGTCGAGCCGGCTATTGGTCCAGCAAGGCATTGCCGACAAGTTCATCGAGAAGCTCACGGCGCGTGTGAAGGCCCTGAAGGTCGGCCACCCCCTCGACCCCGCCACCGAAATCGGGCCGCTGATCCATGAACGGCACCTCGCCAAAGTCTGCAGCTATTTCGACGTGGCGAAAAAGGACGGCGCCACCATTGCGGTCGGCGGCAAGCCGCATGACGGCCCCGGCGGCGGGCATTACGTGCAGCCGACGCTGGTCACGTCAGCGCATTCAAAAATGCGGGTGGCGCAGGAGGAAGTGTTCGGCCCGTTCCTGACCGTGATCCCGTTCAAGGACGAGAAGGACGCGATCGAGATCGCCAACGGCGTCCAATACGGCCTGACCGGCTATGTCTGGACCGGCGACATGGGCCGCGCGCTGCGCGTCGCCGACGCGCTGGAGGCCGGCATGATCTGGCTCAACTCCGAAAACGTCCGCCATCTGCCGACGCCGTTCGGCGGCATGAAATCGTCAGGCATCGGCCGCGACGGCGGCGACTACTCGTTCGACTTCTACATGGAGACCAAGCACGTCTCGCTCGCGCGTGGGACGCATAAGATTCAGAAGCTGGGAATCTAGCAATCACCGTCGTTCCGGGGCGCGAAGCGAACTATGGTGCGCTTCGCGCACCTGAGAACCTCGAGATTCCGGGTTCGGTCCTGCGCATCGCCCCGGAATAACGAACCAACCAAGGGAACGCTCATGCCGGTGCCGACACATATCTTCGACCCGCCCTTCAACATCATCCGCTGCAGCCACGCCGTGCTCGACGTGACGGACCTCGCCAAGAGCCGCGCCTTCTACGAGAACACCGTCGGCCTCCATGTCGAGGACAGCGACGACAAGGCGGTGTACCTGCGCGGCAGCGAGGAGCATCAGCATCACTCGCTGGTCTTGAAGAAGGCCCCTGTTGCGGCCTGCAGCCGGCTCGGCTTCAAGGTCGGCAATGACGGCGATCTCGACAAGGCCGCCAGCTTCTTTTCCGAGAACGGCATTGCCTACGCCTTCGCCGAGCAGCCGTTCCAGGGCCGCACGCTGCAGTTCACCGACCCGGCCGGCTTCCAGCTCGAACTCTATGCGACGATGGACAAGCGCCCGCATCTGCTCAGGCGCTACGACCTATATAAAGGCTGCCATCCGCAGCGGCTCGACCATTTCAACGTCTTTGCGCCCGAGGTGCAGAACACGGTCGACTTCTACGCCCGGCTCGGCTTCCGGCTGACCGAATATGGCGAGGAAGACGGGCCGAACGGGCGGATCGCGGCGGCCTGGATGCACCGCAAGGGCAATGTCCATGACTTCGCCATCACCAATGGCCGTGGCCCTCGCCTGCACCATATTGCCTATTGGACGCCGACCGCGATGAACATCCTGCATCTCTGCGACGTCATGGCCTCGAGCGGCTATCTGAAGAACATCGAGCGCGGCCCGGGCCGCCACGGCATCTCGAACGCGTTCTTTCTCTATGTCCGCGACCCCGACGGCCATCGCCTCGAGCTCTACACCAGCGACTATTTTACGGGCGATCACGACCACGAACCGCTGCGCTGGTCGCTGAAGGACCCGCGCCGGCAGACGCTGTGGGGCGCGCCCGCGCCGCGCTCCTGGTTCGAGGAGGGTACGCCCTTCACCGGGCAGGCCGTGCGCGAGCCAGCCTTTGTCGCCGACGTCACGATTGCGGATTAGCATCGGGCCGGAAACAACCGGGAGGACGTTATGAGCAAGTCGTCGCCGAAATCCGTCGCAATCCTGCTGTCTGCTGCGTTCATCATGACCCACACTTCCTCGCTTCAAGCCGCCGAACTCAAGGTTATCGCCGGTGGATCGATGACCACGTCCATGAATGCCCTTGCCGCGCCGTTCGAGAAGGCGTCCGGCCATAAGCTGTCGATCCATTTCGATTCCACGCCCAACATCATCGCCCGGGTAAACTCCGGCACGCCGTTCGACGTGGTCGTCGTTCCCGTCGACGTCTTCAAGGACATCGCGGCCAAAGCGCGCTTTGCGCCCGGGCCGACCGTCGATATTGCCCGCGTCGGCTATGGCGTCATCGTTCGCGCGGGCGCGCCAAAGCCCGACATTTCGACGCCCGATGCCTTCAAGAAGGCCCTGCTCGCAGCGCCGTCCATCGCCTTCCTGCCCGCAAGCGCCGCCGGCGCCTATGTAACAAAGGTGTTTGAGCGTCTTGGCATCGCGGAAGAAATGAAGGCCAAGACCAAGGTGCAGGCGGCACCGGCCCTGATCGCGCCGGCCGTTGCCAAGGGCGAGGCCGAGCTTGGTGTGTTCCTGACGAATGTCCTGGTCGCGCCCGGCGTCGAACTCGTCGGCCCATTCCCGGGTGAGCTGCAGCAGGAGCTGGTGTTCACCTCGGCGGTCGCCGCCGACACCAAGGAGGCCGACGCCGCCAAGGCATTGATCGACTATCTCAGGACACAAGAAGCCACCGCCGTCATCAAGGCTGCCGGCATGACGCCGGGCTAACAGGACATTTCATGACCAATTCCCGTCTCGCGACCTATTCCATTGGCGGCGTCACCAAATATGGCGCCGTGACCGATGCAGGAATCGTCGATCTCTCCGCGCGTTTCGGAAAGGAATATCCGACGCTGCGCGAGGTCATCGCAGCCGGCGCGCTGACAAAACTCGCCGACGAAGGCGCGCGGCAGCAGCCGGACCACGCGCTCGATGTGATCAGCTGGCAGCCACCGATCCCCTCGCCGGAAAAGATCATCTGCATCGGCGTCAACTACCCGGACCGCAACGCCGAGTACAAGGACGGCCAGGACGCCCCGAAATATCCGAGCATGTTCATGCGGACGCCGCGTTCCTTCGTCGGCCACAATGTGCCGCTGGTCCGCCCGCGCGCCTCGGCACAGCTCGATTACGAAGGCGAACTGGTGCTGGTCATTGGCAAGGCCGGCCGACATATCAAGGAGAGCGATGCGCTGGACCACATCGCCGCGGTCACGCTCTGCAACGAAGGCACCATCCGCGACTGGGTGCGCCACGCCAAGTTCAACGTCACGCAGGGCAAGAACTTTGATTCCACCGGCAGCCTCGGGCCGTGGCTTGTGCCCTACACCGCCGAAAGCCAGATCGCCGACATCCGCCTCACCACGCGGGTCAATGGCGAGACGCGGCAGGACGACCGCACGGGACGATTGATCTTCGGCTTCCGCTATCTCATTAACTACCTCTCGACCTTCACCACGCTGGTGCCCGGTGACGTCATCGTGACGGGAACTCCGACCGGCGCCGGTGCGCGGTTCGACCCGCCGCGCTATCTGAAACCAGGCGACGTCATCGAGGTCGAAGCCGACGGCGTCGGCGTGCTGAAAAACGGCGTGATCGACGAAGCCTGACAAATCCCTGCAAGCGAGTGGACAGAATAATGAAATCAACTTCCGGCGGCGAAGCGATCGTCAATGGCCTCGTCGCGCACGGCGTCGACACCGTGTTCGGCTTGCCCGGCGCGCAGATCTATGGCCTGTTCGATGCGTTCCACCAAGCGCAGTTGAAGGTGATCGGCGCGCGGCATGAGCAGGCTTGCGGCTACATGGCATATGGCTATGCGCGATCGACCGGCCGCCCCGGCGTATTCAGCGTGGTGCCGGGCCCCGGCGTGCTCAATGCGGGTGCAGCGCTGCTCACCGCCTTCGGGGCGAACGAGCCTGTGCTCTGCCTCACCGGCCAGGTGCCGACGCAGTTCCTGGGTAAAGGCCGCGGCCATCTGCACGAAATGCCGGACCAGCTCGCGACGCTTCGCACTTTCGTGAAGTGGGCCGATCGCATCGAATATCCCGACGTTGCGCCCGCAATGGTCTCGCGCGCCTTTCAGGAGATGATGTCGGGACGGCGCGGTCCGGTGTCGCTGGAAATGCCGTGGGATGTCTTTACGCAGCGCACCGAGGTTGGCGCTTCCAAGGTATTCGATCCCCTTCCCGCGCCGCAGCCCGACCCCGACCGTATCAAGGCCGCCGCTGATCTCATCAAGGGCAGCAAGCGGCCGATGATCTTTGTCGGCAGCGGCGCGATTCACGCGCGCGAGGAAATTCTCGAACTCGCCGAGATGATCGACGCGCCTGTCGTGGCGTTCCGCAGCGGCCGCGGCATCGTCTCCAACGCGCACGAGCTCGGGCTGACCATGGCGGCGGCCTACAGGCTGTGGCCGACCACCGACCTGATGATCGGAATCGGCACCCGGCTGGAACTGCCGACGATGTCGCGCTGGCCCTATCGCCCCGACGGCCTGAAATCGGTTCGCATCGATATCGATCCCGTCGAGATGCGAAAGTTCATCTCCGACGCGGCCGTCATCGCGGATGCAAAGGCCGGCACCGCCGATCTGGCGGCGGCGGTGAAAAAGGCCGGCTACAGCAAGAGCAGCGGCCGGCGCGGCGAGATCCGCGAAGCCACGGCGGCGGCGCAGCGGGAGATCCAGAAGGTCCAGCCGCAGATGGCCTATCTGAACATCCTGCGCGAGGTGCTGCCGGCGAACGCAATCGTCACCGACGAGCTGTCGCAGGTCGGTTTCGCTTCCTGGTACGGCTTTCCGATCTACGAGCCGCGCACCTTCATCACCTCGGGCTATCAGGGCACGCTCGGCTCGGGTTTCCCGACCGCATTGGGCGCCAAGGTCGCCAATCCGGACCGCCCGGTGGTCGCGATCACCGGTGATGGCGGCTTCATGTTCGGTGTGCAGGAGTTATCGACCGCCGTACAGTTCAAGATCGGCGTGGTGACGCTGGTGTTCAACAACAACGCCTATGGCAATGTCCGCCGC
This portion of the Bradyrhizobium sp. AZCC 2262 genome encodes:
- the hpaR gene encoding homoprotocatechuate degradation operon regulator HpaR, whose amino-acid sequence is MAGKKSPNGSRSDQEETTEARRAPMREFSRSLPMSLLRAREAVMRQFRPSLRNHGLTEQQWRILRALTAVDTIEVTELARVAFLLGPSLSRILRDLEARDLIERRIAKADLRRGEVSISSKGLKLIEAVAPTSEAIYAEITSRYGARKLAELQDMLGELERGLAAMEVAGDGDAEPDE
- a CDS encoding 5-carboxymethyl-2-hydroxymuconate Delta-isomerase, yielding MPHFTIEYSGNLDGRVDMGAVVELVRKAAVETGIFPLGGIRVRAVRCEHYAIADGRQNYSFLDMVLRLGEGRDLATRKKAGEHIFKALSAYLDPVFANQKFALSFDMQINDKETSWKRNNIHEALKVEATHG
- the hpaE gene encoding 5-carboxymethyl-2-hydroxymuconate semialdehyde dehydrogenase — its product is MDKATPKDVFQANRDRAAPLLAKLKAEGIGHMIDGKTVPSISGQTFETKSPVDGEVLASVARGHAEDIDRAATAAATAFKSWRDMPAAARKKLLHRVADAIEDNADDIAVLECVDTGQAHRFMAKAAIRAAENFRFFADKCAEARDGLNTPSEEHWNISTRVPIGPVGVITPWNTPFMLSTWKIAPALAAGCTVVHKPAEWSPVTADLLAKLAKQAGLPDGVLNTVHGMGEEAGKALTEHPAIKAIGFVGESATGSAIMAQGAPTLKRVHFELGGKNPVIVFDDADLDRALDAVVFMIYSLNGERCTSSSRLLVQQGIADKFIEKLTARVKALKVGHPLDPATEIGPLIHERHLAKVCSYFDVAKKDGATIAVGGKPHDGPGGGHYVQPTLVTSAHSKMRVAQEEVFGPFLTVIPFKDEKDAIEIANGVQYGLTGYVWTGDMGRALRVADALEAGMIWLNSENVRHLPTPFGGMKSSGIGRDGGDYSFDFYMETKHVSLARGTHKIQKLGI
- the hpaD gene encoding 3,4-dihydroxyphenylacetate 2,3-dioxygenase: MPVPTHIFDPPFNIIRCSHAVLDVTDLAKSRAFYENTVGLHVEDSDDKAVYLRGSEEHQHHSLVLKKAPVAACSRLGFKVGNDGDLDKAASFFSENGIAYAFAEQPFQGRTLQFTDPAGFQLELYATMDKRPHLLRRYDLYKGCHPQRLDHFNVFAPEVQNTVDFYARLGFRLTEYGEEDGPNGRIAAAWMHRKGNVHDFAITNGRGPRLHHIAYWTPTAMNILHLCDVMASSGYLKNIERGPGRHGISNAFFLYVRDPDGHRLELYTSDYFTGDHDHEPLRWSLKDPRRQTLWGAPAPRSWFEEGTPFTGQAVREPAFVADVTIAD
- a CDS encoding molybdate ABC transporter substrate-binding protein — its product is MSKSSPKSVAILLSAAFIMTHTSSLQAAELKVIAGGSMTTSMNALAAPFEKASGHKLSIHFDSTPNIIARVNSGTPFDVVVVPVDVFKDIAAKARFAPGPTVDIARVGYGVIVRAGAPKPDISTPDAFKKALLAAPSIAFLPASAAGAYVTKVFERLGIAEEMKAKTKVQAAPALIAPAVAKGEAELGVFLTNVLVAPGVELVGPFPGELQQELVFTSAVAADTKEADAAKALIDYLRTQEATAVIKAAGMTPG
- a CDS encoding fumarylacetoacetate hydrolase family protein, whose translation is MTNSRLATYSIGGVTKYGAVTDAGIVDLSARFGKEYPTLREVIAAGALTKLADEGARQQPDHALDVISWQPPIPSPEKIICIGVNYPDRNAEYKDGQDAPKYPSMFMRTPRSFVGHNVPLVRPRASAQLDYEGELVLVIGKAGRHIKESDALDHIAAVTLCNEGTIRDWVRHAKFNVTQGKNFDSTGSLGPWLVPYTAESQIADIRLTTRVNGETRQDDRTGRLIFGFRYLINYLSTFTTLVPGDVIVTGTPTGAGARFDPPRYLKPGDVIEVEADGVGVLKNGVIDEA
- a CDS encoding thiamine pyrophosphate-dependent enzyme, producing MKSTSGGEAIVNGLVAHGVDTVFGLPGAQIYGLFDAFHQAQLKVIGARHEQACGYMAYGYARSTGRPGVFSVVPGPGVLNAGAALLTAFGANEPVLCLTGQVPTQFLGKGRGHLHEMPDQLATLRTFVKWADRIEYPDVAPAMVSRAFQEMMSGRRGPVSLEMPWDVFTQRTEVGASKVFDPLPAPQPDPDRIKAAADLIKGSKRPMIFVGSGAIHAREEILELAEMIDAPVVAFRSGRGIVSNAHELGLTMAAAYRLWPTTDLMIGIGTRLELPTMSRWPYRPDGLKSVRIDIDPVEMRKFISDAAVIADAKAGTADLAAAVKKAGYSKSSGRRGEIREATAAAQREIQKVQPQMAYLNILREVLPANAIVTDELSQVGFASWYGFPIYEPRTFITSGYQGTLGSGFPTALGAKVANPDRPVVAITGDGGFMFGVQELSTAVQFKIGVVTLVFNNNAYGNVRRDQRERFDGRVVASDLVNPDFVKLAESFGVGAARVTSPDHFRPALEKALADGGPYVISVEVPTDSEVSPWAFIHPAKNI